One genomic window of Sporosarcina ureae includes the following:
- a CDS encoding nucleoside recognition domain-containing protein — translation MMTNQNKIALSNTLKNGLQVGFKTTWSLGKIIFPITLLVTILQFTPILPWLVQLVEPIMHLFGLRGEAAVPIVLGNALNLYAGIAGIISLELTVKEVFIIAVMISFAHNLFIETAVAIKVGVKLWTVLVVRLGLAVLAGVLINLFWTGGNEIAQYGLTPQAEVVPEGFVQIFLLGLEKAAFGVLQLALIVIPLMLFVQYVKDRNYLERFSTGLAPFTKMIGVKPNASMTLVAGLLIGLAYGAGVMIQAVREDGVSKRDITLAFIFLMACHAVIEDTLLFLPLGIPIWPLLIIRLVTAIVLTITVSILWKQPREKGEAVID, via the coding sequence ATGATGACAAATCAAAATAAAATCGCATTATCCAATACGTTGAAAAATGGTTTGCAAGTTGGATTCAAAACGACATGGTCACTCGGTAAGATCATCTTTCCTATTACTTTGCTTGTAACCATTTTGCAGTTTACGCCTATCTTGCCTTGGCTTGTGCAATTGGTTGAACCGATTATGCATCTTTTTGGCTTGCGTGGTGAAGCAGCTGTGCCCATCGTGCTTGGCAATGCATTAAACTTATACGCTGGAATTGCCGGTATCATTTCATTAGAATTAACGGTTAAAGAAGTGTTCATCATTGCTGTTATGATCAGTTTTGCGCATAATCTGTTCATTGAAACGGCCGTCGCTATAAAAGTAGGCGTCAAACTATGGACAGTACTTGTCGTGCGACTTGGATTGGCTGTGTTGGCTGGAGTGCTGATCAATTTATTCTGGACGGGCGGCAATGAAATCGCGCAATATGGTCTAACGCCACAAGCGGAAGTGGTACCGGAAGGCTTTGTGCAGATTTTCTTGCTTGGACTTGAAAAGGCAGCATTTGGTGTCTTGCAGCTGGCATTGATCGTCATTCCATTAATGTTGTTTGTGCAGTATGTGAAAGACCGTAATTATTTAGAGCGTTTTTCTACTGGCTTGGCACCGTTCACAAAAATGATTGGTGTGAAACCCAATGCGTCGATGACACTCGTTGCGGGATTATTAATTGGTTTGGCATACGGTGCAGGCGTCATGATTCAGGCAGTGCGAGAAGATGGTGTGTCAAAACGAGATATTACATTAGCCTTTATTTTCTTGATGGCATGTCATGCGGTGATTGAGGATACACTGTTATTTCTGCCACTCGGTATACCGATTTGGCCATTATTGATAATACGGCTTGTGACCGCCATTGTACTGACGATTACAGTGAGTATTTTATGGAAGCAGCCGAGAGAGAAGGGGGAAGCCGTTATTGACTAA
- a CDS encoding acyltransferase, whose translation MRRTERHPSKGDANSLWHIYRTVSIFKVAKNFIVIQIARYTPFVSWKNVLYRTFLRMKVGKHTAFALMVVPDVMFPERISVGENSIIGFNTTILAHEYLIDEYRIGDVDIGNNVLIGANTTILPGVKIGDGAIVSAASLVNKDIPAGTFAGGNPVRIIYTAEQMVERAARESK comes from the coding sequence ATGAGACGCACAGAGCGGCATCCTTCCAAAGGAGATGCAAATTCACTTTGGCATATTTACCGTACGGTCTCGATTTTTAAAGTAGCTAAGAATTTTATCGTCATCCAAATTGCGCGATATACGCCGTTTGTTTCATGGAAAAACGTTCTTTATCGAACGTTCTTGCGGATGAAAGTCGGAAAACATACCGCTTTTGCGCTGATGGTTGTACCGGATGTCATGTTTCCGGAACGAATCTCCGTTGGTGAAAACTCCATAATTGGGTTTAATACGACGATTTTAGCGCATGAATATTTGATAGATGAATACCGTATTGGAGACGTGGATATAGGTAATAATGTACTGATTGGAGCCAATACAACAATTTTACCGGGTGTTAAAATTGGTGATGGTGCCATTGTTTCTGCTGCATCACTCGTCAATAAGGATATTCCGGCAGGTACATTTGCTGGCGGTAATCCAGTGCGTATCATATATACAGCCGAACAAATGGTGGAACGTGCAGCACGTGAAAGCAAATGA
- a CDS encoding tetratricopeptide repeat protein yields MKNNQRFIKDKIISFLPDGDFYRKRAMQAMQREQFSDAEKYYKRALDLNPDDALTHMEYGVFIMEVGRFEDAYELLQTADDLDPNNEETTFYLAEVHAHLGLLREAKQYALKYVAIAPDGVFVEEAHEISEFADQEEMFVEEGEQLDGEVIFRQEKARRMMEQGDFEDAIEVLEDLLVDYPKTWAVHNNLALAYFYIGKEKHAEDILYNVLREEKGNIHALCNLAVFFYYNRDEKRLNSMMELLSKIKPYQFEQRYKLGATFALTGRYEEAYHWLRSLQKRGFEGDVGYYFWLANAAYFTGHRKVAEQANEALLKLDPTKEGFEPWKSLDEELDIDSYEEDVPFLIEKISNPYRSERMFGLYLVGKSSHLQEILSHPGYIDVEKLTAAEQLFLAHSLNYSFKVTNPFEKALKKALAICDLLYEEYKPLDERSVQFFQMWFTLCENALEQKYMFSNVQAIAAAADYMFQSSHDEKVTKKSIAENYSVSVTTLSKYIQELLQFLPYTKE; encoded by the coding sequence TTGAAAAACAACCAACGTTTTATAAAAGATAAAATTATATCATTCCTTCCTGACGGTGATTTTTATCGTAAACGCGCGATGCAAGCTATGCAGCGTGAACAATTTTCGGATGCGGAAAAATATTATAAACGTGCATTGGATTTGAATCCAGATGACGCACTGACACATATGGAATACGGTGTGTTTATAATGGAAGTCGGCCGCTTTGAAGATGCCTATGAACTTCTACAAACAGCTGATGACCTGGATCCAAACAATGAAGAGACGACTTTCTATTTAGCGGAAGTTCATGCACATCTCGGTCTACTGCGTGAAGCGAAGCAGTATGCATTGAAATATGTTGCTATAGCACCAGATGGCGTATTTGTGGAAGAAGCCCATGAAATCTCTGAATTCGCGGATCAAGAAGAAATGTTCGTTGAAGAAGGCGAACAGCTCGATGGGGAAGTCATATTTCGGCAAGAAAAAGCGCGTCGCATGATGGAGCAAGGGGATTTTGAAGACGCCATTGAAGTGCTTGAGGATTTATTAGTGGATTATCCAAAAACGTGGGCGGTTCATAATAATTTGGCTCTTGCGTATTTTTATATTGGTAAAGAGAAACATGCGGAAGATATTCTGTACAATGTCTTACGTGAAGAAAAAGGCAATATCCATGCGCTGTGTAACTTGGCGGTGTTCTTTTATTACAATCGGGATGAAAAGCGTCTGAATAGTATGATGGAGCTGTTGTCGAAGATCAAACCCTATCAATTCGAACAGCGCTATAAATTAGGTGCGACATTTGCGTTGACAGGTCGTTATGAAGAAGCGTACCACTGGCTTCGTAGTCTGCAAAAACGCGGATTTGAAGGAGATGTCGGATACTACTTCTGGCTAGCTAATGCTGCATATTTTACGGGTCACCGAAAAGTCGCGGAACAGGCAAATGAAGCCTTGTTGAAATTGGACCCTACCAAAGAAGGATTCGAACCTTGGAAGTCATTGGATGAAGAATTGGACATAGATTCTTACGAAGAGGATGTTCCGTTCTTGATCGAAAAGATTTCGAACCCTTATCGCAGTGAGCGAATGTTCGGTTTGTATTTAGTAGGAAAGTCGTCACACTTACAGGAAATCCTTTCACATCCCGGCTATATAGATGTTGAAAAATTGACTGCTGCGGAACAATTGTTTTTAGCACACAGCCTGAACTATTCATTCAAAGTGACTAATCCATTTGAAAAAGCTTTGAAAAAAGCGCTGGCTATTTGTGATCTATTGTATGAAGAATATAAACCGCTTGATGAGCGAAGTGTACAATTCTTTCAAATGTGGTTCACGCTATGTGAAAATGCGCTTGAACAGAAATATATGTTCAGTAATGTGCAAGCAATTGCTGCTGCTGCAGATTATATGTTCCAATCTTCACATGACGAAAAAGTGACAAAGAAGTCTATAGCTGAAAACTATAGTGTATCCGTTACAACGCTATCCAAGTATATTCAGGAACTGCTTCAATTTCTGCCTTATACAAAAGAATAA
- the ppaX gene encoding pyrophosphatase PpaX, whose protein sequence is MTNQPITTLLFDFDGTLADTNELILSSFEYVLEKHFPGRFQREEMLPFIGPTLHDTFSSIAPDMTDQLVEEYREWNLAHHDDYVTEFEGVTDTLRKLYDLGLKMAVVSTKKRDMVERGINLLGIAPYFETVIGLDDITNPKPDPEPILLALSRLDRTAEESLMIGDNFHDILGGQNAGTRTAAVAWALKGEEYLQTFKPDFMLQHMSDLLKITAGIKL, encoded by the coding sequence TTGACTAATCAACCGATTACTACACTACTATTTGATTTTGACGGAACGCTTGCAGATACAAATGAGTTAATACTCTCTTCTTTCGAGTATGTATTGGAAAAACATTTCCCTGGACGTTTCCAACGAGAAGAGATGCTACCGTTTATCGGACCTACATTACATGATACATTTTCTTCGATTGCACCTGATATGACAGACCAATTGGTAGAAGAATACCGTGAATGGAATTTGGCTCATCACGACGATTATGTAACTGAATTCGAAGGTGTGACAGATACGCTTCGTAAATTATATGATCTAGGTTTGAAGATGGCAGTCGTTTCTACAAAGAAGCGCGATATGGTAGAAAGAGGGATCAACCTTCTAGGTATCGCACCTTATTTTGAGACGGTGATTGGACTGGATGATATAACGAATCCTAAACCGGATCCAGAGCCGATTTTACTAGCATTGAGCCGTCTTGATCGGACAGCTGAAGAGTCACTCATGATCGGGGATAACTTCCACGATATACTCGGTGGACAAAATGCGGGAACACGAACTGCGGCAGTTGCATGGGCGTTAAAAGGGGAAGAATATTTGCAGACATTCAAACCTGACTTCATGTTGCAACATATGTCCGACTTACTTAAAATCACTGCGGGAATTAAGCTATGA
- the trxB gene encoding thioredoxin-disulfide reductase, whose product MTTEEKVYDVIIVGAGPAGMTAAVYTSRGNMSTLMLERGVPGGQMANTEEIENYPGFESILGPDISTKMFDHAKRFGAEYAYGDVTKIEDGREFKTIYVGEKQYKARAIILATGAEYRKMGVPGEEELTGRGVSYCAVCDGAFFRNKEIVVIGGGDSAVEEGSYLTRFANKVTIIHRRDTLRAQKIVQERAFANEKIDFIWNSTVKQVNEKDGKIGSITLVSTEDGSEREMETEGMFVYIGLDPITEPFKDLGILDENGYIETNDIMETKIPGIFAAGDVREKLLRQVVTATGDGSIAAQAAQKYIEELMEEVEAKA is encoded by the coding sequence ATGACGACGGAAGAAAAGGTTTATGATGTAATCATCGTTGGAGCAGGGCCGGCAGGGATGACAGCGGCTGTTTATACATCACGTGGAAATATGTCTACACTGATGTTAGAAAGAGGCGTACCAGGCGGTCAAATGGCCAACACAGAAGAAATAGAGAACTATCCTGGATTTGAAAGTATTTTAGGTCCGGACATCTCGACAAAAATGTTCGATCATGCGAAACGTTTCGGAGCTGAATATGCTTACGGTGACGTAACGAAAATCGAAGACGGCCGCGAATTCAAAACAATTTATGTAGGCGAGAAACAATATAAAGCACGTGCAATCATCTTGGCAACGGGTGCAGAATACCGCAAGATGGGCGTGCCAGGTGAGGAAGAATTGACTGGTCGTGGCGTGAGTTATTGTGCGGTATGTGACGGCGCATTCTTCCGTAATAAAGAGATCGTCGTAATTGGCGGCGGTGACTCTGCAGTAGAAGAAGGTTCATACTTAACACGTTTTGCTAACAAAGTGACAATCATCCACCGTCGCGATACATTGCGTGCGCAAAAAATCGTACAAGAGCGTGCATTCGCAAATGAGAAGATTGATTTCATTTGGAATTCAACAGTTAAGCAAGTGAATGAAAAAGACGGCAAGATCGGTTCTATAACGCTAGTCTCTACTGAAGACGGTTCAGAACGCGAAATGGAAACGGAAGGTATGTTCGTTTATATCGGACTAGATCCTATAACAGAGCCTTTCAAAGATCTTGGCATTTTGGATGAAAACGGCTATATTGAAACGAATGATATTATGGAAACAAAAATTCCGGGTATTTTTGCTGCGGGCGATGTGCGTGAGAAATTATTACGCCAAGTCGTGACGGCTACAGGAGACGGAAGTATTGCAGCTCAAGCAGCTCAGAAGTATATCGAAGAGTTGATGGAAGAAGTAGAAGCAAAGGCGTAA